The DNA sequence tttttgttttgattGGCATAGGCCAATAACAGTTATTGGCCCTCTGCCTTGGTTCCAGTGTTTTTATGGgattatataattattttaattgtttttaattgtttttatgtgctCTGTTTTGGGGACCCTGATTAAGTGGAACAGCAGCATAAAatgattaaattaaattaaactgcaGTGAATTCATTTGGTAAgattttcttcctcccttcctcctccatgtTTTCTGTTCAGATTTTTGACCTTCCTGATGATCTGGAGAGAAAAATCCATGAGTTGGCCAGCTTGATACAGAATTCTTCCTATGTGGTGTTTCACACGGGTGCTGGTATCAGTACAGCTTCAGGAATTCCAGACTTCAGGTAAGCCAATGGAGGACAATATCCTTTTGGAGTAAAGACCTTGAAGGTTCATCACTCCCTTCCAGGCTGGATTTTTCACTGTCCCACTTTCTACCTGAAGAAAGTTCTGAGACCTCAGTTTACACCACTCCAGACAGTACGCTAGGCATTTTTGGGACATTTCCATACAGTCCCTAGCATCCTTTGCTGGAGCTTTGTATCTCAGGTGGATTTCAGAGTCTGCAGATGGACAGAAAAAGAAAATCTgaaatctggggtgggggggtaagGGCAATGCTGTTTCAAATGAAAAGGTTTGATGATCTTTTTGGACAGACAGCAATAACATAACTGAACAAGAGCAGAGCTGATTGCCAAGGACTGTTGGGATGATGGAAAAGGCTATACTGGTTTGAAAGGGAAGCCATTTTGGAGTGCAAGCCTCTGTCTGGCTTTGTTCTACTTCTTGAGTAGATCCACCCAAGTTTCGATCTcgactccccctccccatttggcCAGAGAGGTCTGTTCATGACCCCTTCAGAGTCATTGCAGTTGATGCCCACAATCCTGTCCACGTGGCAAATGCAACCACAATAGAGAAGCCACATGCCAGGAGCCCTTCGATTATAAGATAGCAGCAGGGGGATAATATCGGCCTGCCTTTCAGGGACATCGTGAGAATCAAAGTGCTCATGAAATAGCATGAGTGTACTAAATGCATTTTACATGCTCAAAGTATTATGTGGCTTCTGTATAACACTGAGATCTGCCTAGAGCTGTCTGGAAATGCCCTTAGAAGATAGGTGGGAAGGCTGTGTCCTTTTATTGTGGAGACACCCCAACTGCAGAATAGTCTCTCTAGATTCATTTGCCAGGCACCCATATTGAATTGAAATCCTTTGGTAAGTTTTCAGTGATTCTACCTATTAATTTTCTCATCTGTTGATTAATTTGCAATGCACTTCTGTCCAGTTTTCTTAAATCTTGCTCTGTTTATGTGTCTGTTTTTAGTGTTGGgttgtcaccccattgatcgccagggttgatgcctgatatttgggggggagggatttatgtattttttgtgggatgtctgcacctggaagtcatgatgccttctactgactgacccttgctggggggtgggagggtaTTCAGAGAGGCAGCTGAATAAAGCCCGCCCAgacctcccgactgctggtattcctttgaaggtcttccatccaagtatttgccagactCGACCTTGCTTAGCTGATAAggttgggcttgcctgagctatccaggtcagggccaccaCAATGCCAAATTAACAGCTGGGTGTCTGTTCCCTGCCTCCCAACAGAGGCCCCAACGGCGTATGGACCATGGAGGAGAGAGGCTTGGCCCCCAAATTTGACACCACCTTTGAGAATGCGCGGCCTTCCAAGACCCACATGGCTCTCCTGGAGTTACAGAGGAAGGGAATTCTGCGATTCCTAGTCAGCCAAAATGTGGACGGCCTCCACGTTCGCTCCGGGTTCCCAAGGTAATGTGCTACTTCTCCTGGCTCCATATTTACATGAAAAGCAGTACTGTGAAAAGGCCTGTTCAGAAGCCACGCTTCTCATCCAGGATTTCCCAGCTTCCTAATAGCAGAGGTACACTTGATACAAGAAAATCAAAAAGCTACTTTTCAGGGACGTTGTGATAATAAAACAGGTGGAGGGAGGATTGTATGTTTGCCTGAACCTCCCTGCTTATTGGAGCAGACCGGTAGGTAGGATACAACATCCTGTGAATGGAAACATCCACTTCTTGGGCCTTAACCTGTCCAAGGTGTTTTTTCTAACAATTGCATTTCCTTTCCCTCCTAGGGACAAGCTGGCAGAGTTACATGGGAACATGTTTGTGGAAGAATGTATGAAATGTGGCAAGTATGTACCCCTTTGCCagttcggagagccagtttggtgtagtggttaagtgtgcggactcttatctgggagaaccgggtttgattccccactcctccgcttgcacctgctagcatggccttgggtcagctatagctctggcagaggttgtccttgaaagggcagctgctgtgagagccctctccagccccacccacctcacagggtgtctgttgtgggggaggaaggtaaaggagattgtgagccgctctgagactcttcggagtggagggcgggatataaattcaatatcttcttctttgctgcTGTTCTAGAATGGGGACCCTGTAGAAGCAGAGCAAGAGAAACTTTTGCATGCAtgggttatagggttgccaactcccaggccCCAGCGAGGGGGTCCCCCATTCTGGGGGCCTTTTCCCCACTGtggacctgctggctggcagggggaaccccGCGTTGCTGTGTggtgtccccaatgtgatgacatcacctggaagtgacaccatcatgttGGTGATATCATATGATGTGTCTGCCCACTTCCAGAAAACCCCTCAAATCCCCCCGCCAGAGCAATGAGACAGCCCAGCAACCCTAGTGGGGTAACTAATGTTCATGGCCCCTCCCATCCTCTTACCACCAGTTGCTGCCCTTTTGGTTCCTCTGCTTCTTACAGTGCCATGTGGGAGAGGCTGTGGTCTTGCGCTTTGCACTTTGAAAGTCCTGAGGCCCCTCCACCTTCAGACAAATACAGAAGGGATGCTGCCCCAGGGTTGCTTTTCATGAATTAGGCCATGTTAACAAGGGCAGTTCAAATCCCCAGTGAGCTACAGTCCTCCTTAGGCCACTTGTTCTAGCCCATCACATAAGAATTGTCATCATGAGGATATAATGGAAGAAGGAAGAactgcctcctctcccccccccacccgagtTCCTTGAagaaaagggtgggataaaacTGTAACTGATAGATGTTATTGTTTCCCTATATGTATGCATAAATCATTTGAACACACAGACGTGCATAATACAGAGCTACACTGTCGGTCCCTTTAGTTTAGTATTGTGTGCCCCGACTGGTCTAGATCTGGGGTCTCCAACAGAGAACGTTCTTTCCCCAAGTCCTGTTTGTTGACGCCCCTTAACTAGGTAAGATGGAAACTGAGCTTGGGCAGGATCTTTACCTTTGATCTAAAGGCTCACCATGTTGGTGGGTAGTTTCCTATAGAGAGGCTCCATACCCACATAGCATTTACCCCCAAGAATTAAAATACTATTAAAGAGTCATTAAGCTGAAGAAGTGTTTACACAGCTAAGGACCAAGCAAATccaagcagcagaagaaaaagagCTAAGCagcatcggggtggggggggggggagggatttacaGTGTGAATTGTGCAAAGCAAAACAGGTGGAAAGGAAGCTGGAGTGTTTTTTATTGGCTCCTAGAAGTTTTCACCTTCTTAATCGGTGTTCCTTTCATATGTTTTGAAGGCAGTACGTACGAGACACCGTGGTAGAGACTATGGGTCTCAAGCCGACGGGTCGGCTATGTGACGTTTCCAAATGCAGAGGGCttcggtcctgcaggtatgtctcTTAGTGGAGGGCTACTTGGGGTTTTTTGTGAGCATCCCTAGCATTGTAGAGGGCCCAGTTCAGCTGTCTGTCAAAGATCCTTAGTTCCCATGGTTCCTAGGGTCTTCTGGAATGATTGTGTGACTTGGATggagtctagatcaggggtggccaaactgtggctcaggaaccacatgcgtgtggatcttgaagcccccactgccctggtggctggcttggagaaggcatttctctctttaaatcacttctccaaaccaactggtagcttggagaatgcatttaaagttgctttctttccacctctctctcccccatctattttcctccctccctccctcccaacatctaaagttcatatcttgcagttctcaatacatctgacgtttattctgtgtggctcttatgttaagcacgtATGGCCCCTGCTCTAGATAGCTTTGGGTTCCTCCACTGACAAAAAGAGGGAACATTCAACAGAGAATAATGACTTACTTCAGTTGGAAACTACAGCActgtaaatcttttttttaattattattttattggttGGTTGGTGGTTTAAAGAGGAAAACTAATGGACACCATTTTGGACTGGGAGGATTCCCTACCTGATCGGGATCTCAATCTGGCCAGCGAGGCTTGCAGGTAAGATCTTCCATAGCTTCAGTTCCCAGGGGGGCAAGGCAGAATCATGGTCTATCCATTGCTGTTAGTCATCAAGGCTCAGTGGATCCTCCATGCTCAGGTGCAACATGCCTTTGAGGACACGGGCCAACaatagaggggagagagaggcttCGCCCTTCATGCCCTGTTTGGAGGTCATAGGATCCTGAGGTCAATGGACCTTCTTCAGTCTGATTCAGTTCTTTTGTCATTTTCTTGTTCTGCTGTGTTCCCAGCAGGGAAATGGGGGTAATTCTCCTTACTGCGGGGCATGATGCAACAAGTACCAGGTGTACCAAATCAGTTGGATGCATTCAGGAAAGGGTTCTTGCAAAATGCTTCCTGCTCCCATCCTAACCCTTTGAAACCTGCTtcactttctctcccctccctccctgctccagGAAAGCTGACTTGTCAgtcacattggggacatccctGCAGATCAAACCCAGCGGCGACCTCCCTCTGCTGACAAAGAAGAAAGGGGGCAAGCTGGTGATTGTCAACCTGCAGCCAACCAAGCAtgtgagtttggggaggggctgtggctcagtggagagCATCTTTTTTGGCATGTAGGAGGTCCCAGgctcagtctccagcatctccagtttggcggggcggggggggggggaaatcaagtagtaggtgatgtttctgtccttctcacttgccttgaaagccccctgctggggTCAGCATACAtgagctgtgatttgacagtgctttacacacacacacacacacacacagagtaggtaatgtgaaagatcttGACCtttgactctggagagccaccatcAGTCTGAAGAGACAATACCAGTCTTGATGAAccagtggtttgattcagtataaggcagcttcatctgttagTTCCCTAGACCCATAGGCAGAAATTTTGTGACTGGCACTCACCAATAGCAAAAAGTAATTTCATTCATCAGTTCAGTGAGGTTTTTTCAtgtatgtttgtgtatgtgtgttagtGCTTTTGTATTTatggtatacaattggcagctgTGGCTTTTACATTTAATATAGTTACTGTTAGCGTCTTTCAGAACACAGTATTTTCTTGTCTCTTCCACTCCGTTCTGAGTTTTCCTTCCCGTTTTACTCAACTAACTGCAGATGGAGGCCAGACATCACTATTAAATATGTAGTTATTTGTTTTCCTGCCTTTCAGTGCATGTCTCCAGTACAGTTCACATGCATCAGTTAGAAGCCAGTAATTCAGTAATAAAAAGCAGCAGCCGCCAACCCAAAGTTATGTTTGTGTCTAATTCCCATCTGTTGATCTCAGGACAAGCAAGCGGACCTACGGATTCATGGTTATGTGGACGAGGTCATGACAAAGCTGATGAAGGACCTGGGACTGGAAATCCCGGAGTGGACAGGGCCACACGTGGTGgaggagagcactgagatcctgGAGTCCAAACCGCTGGCAAAACCGAGCACAGACTTTAAGTTCCTGAGTAAAGAGGAACCCCTTTCATATTGTAATGGCACAGAGGAGGGCTCCGAGCCTACGCAACAGGAACATGGCACTTCTCTGAAGCATGAATCCTGC is a window from the Heteronotia binoei isolate CCM8104 ecotype False Entrance Well chromosome 2, APGP_CSIRO_Hbin_v1, whole genome shotgun sequence genome containing:
- the SIRT6 gene encoding NAD-dependent protein deacylase sirtuin-6, with product MSVNYAAGLSPYGDKGKCGLPEIFDLPDDLERKIHELASLIQNSSYVVFHTGAGISTASGIPDFRGPNGVWTMEERGLAPKFDTTFENARPSKTHMALLELQRKGILRFLVSQNVDGLHVRSGFPRDKLAELHGNMFVEECMKCGKQYVRDTVVETMGLKPTGRLCDVSKCRGLRSCRGKLMDTILDWEDSLPDRDLNLASEACRKADLSVTLGTSLQIKPSGDLPLLTKKKGGKLVIVNLQPTKHDKQADLRIHGYVDEVMTKLMKDLGLEIPEWTGPHVVEESTEILESKPLAKPSTDFKFLSKEEPLSYCNGTEEGSEPTQQEHGTSLKHESCPLDSNPLAAKRTKMEPLPT